Within Candidatus Hydrogenedentota bacterium, the genomic segment CAGAGATACCGGTCCTCCCCGAGGCGGATGCTGATGTTGCCGTCTGTGGCGGCGACGAGATTTTTCTCGTAGAGACGGCGGCCCGCCTCGCAGACGGCCTCGCGGGCCTCGCGTTCATTCATGGGGCGCCTCTTCCTGCGGGGTGTCCTGGGGTGTCTGTTCGGCGCGCAGATCCCGCCCCGCGGCCAGATACCAGACGGTGAAGCACATGAGGAAGGACAGGCCGAAATGCAGGCCCACGGCCTTCCCATGCGCCAGGGAGGGGCCCTGCGTTGCCAGGGCCGCCCAGGACCGCCACGCGCGGACCTGAATCGTCTGCTGGCTGAGGATGTTTCCCTCCTGATCCTTCATGACCGCCGTCTGTGTGAGCAGGGGGATCCAGCAGGTGACCAGGAGAACGACGGCGAGGTTCACCCAGAACCGCCACTGGAGCGTGCGGCGGAGGCGCGAGGGGCCGCGCGGGGCGGCGTCTGGCGTCGTTTCGGACATGCGGGGACCGCTCCTCAGGCCGGGGTGCACCAGTGCCGGTAGCGGGCGTCGCGGCCCTGGACGATGGCGAAATAGGCCTCCTGCAGCCGCCGCGTGACGGGGCCGGGCTCGCCGGACCCCACGATGCGGCGGTCCACCGACCGCACCGGGGCCACCTGCGCGCCCGTGCCGCAGAAGAACAGCTCGTCGCAGACGTACAGTTCCGTGCGGGCGATGTCGCGCTCGACCACGGGGATGCCCATGTCGCGCGCCATCTCCATCACCGTGTTCCGCGTGATGCCGACCAGGATGTCGCAGTTCGGCGGCGTGGTGATGAGCGTCCCGTTCAGCACCATGAACATGTTCATGGCGCTGCCCTCGGCCACCGTGCCGTTTTCGCGCAGGAAGATGGCCTCGTGGAACCCGGCCTGCTTGGCCTCCGTGGACGCCAGCGAGGAGTTGATGTAGCTGCCCGTGGACTTCACGCGGCTGGGGATGGCGTTGTCGGACAGCCGCCGCCACGAGGAGACGGCGACGTCGAGGCCCGCCTGGGTGTCGCAGTAGTCGCCCAGCTTGATGACATAGCAGCAGAAGCGGCTCTCGACCCCGCGGACCGTCGGCCCGAGGGAATGCTCGCTCTTGTAGACCAGCGGGCGGATGTACAGGTCCTCCTTCAACCCGCTCCGGCGGACCAGTTCGCAGCAGATCTCCGCGATGTCCTCGGCGGTTTCCGGGACCTCCATGCACAACACGCGGCAGTTGCGGACCATCCGGTCCACATGCTCCGCCAGGCGGAAGATCAGAACCCGGTCCTCCTCCTTGTTGTAGTAACCGCGGATGCCCTCGAACAGGCCCGTTCCGTAGTTGAACGCGTGGGTCATGATGCTGATTTTCGCCTGTTCCACGGGCACATAGGCCCCCTCGAAGTAGGCGACGGGCGCGGGGTACATCTTGGCCATGGCAACGTCTCCAATAGGTACAGCACCACCGGAAACCGGTGGGTTTTCCTGCGGACCGAAGCCGCGCGGCGTCCCCGCCGCAGGCGCTGGCGGTCGCACCGCAGGGGGCGGTGTTGAATGCCGGTCCGCAGGGAAAGTATCCTCCTTTTCAGGGGCAAATTCAACCTGCGGCGGAATCGCCGGACAAGGCGGCGCATGGACCGGGAGCCGGAACAGACTGAACGACTGGCAAAGGCGATGGCCGCGCGGGGACTGTGCTCGCGGCGCGAGGCCGACGGCTACATCGCCAACGGCTGGGTCTATGTGGACGGCGCGCGCGCGGAGGTGCCCTACCTGCGCGTCGGGCCGCAACAGGTGATCACGCTGGACCCGGCCGCCTCCGGGGCGCAGACCGGCAAGGTGACCGTCCTGCTGAACAAGCCCGTCGGCTATGTGTCCGGCCAGCCGGAAAAGGGCCACCGTCCGGCGGTGGAGCTGGTCACGCCGGAGAACCGATTTCCCGGGGACACCGCCCCCGCGCGTTTTGAGTGGGCGCATCTCAAGGGGCTGGCCCCGGCCGGCCGGCTCGACATTGACTCCCACGGCCTGCTGGTGCTCACGCAGGACGGCCGGGTCGCGCGGCGGCTGGTCGGCGGCACGGGGGAGGTGGACAAGGAGTATCTGGTCCGCGTGGAAGGGGAAATCACGGAGACGAAACTGGGCCTGCTGCGTTTCGGACTGGAACTGGACGGACGGCAGTTGCGGCCGGCGGAGGTCGAACGGCAACACCCCGGCCTGCTCCATTTTGTCCTGCGCGAGGGGCGCAAGCGCCAGATCCGGCGGATGTGCGCCGCCGTCGGGCTGACGGTGACCGGCCTCAAGCGGGTGCGCATAGGCGGGGTGCGCCTGGGGAATCTTCCGGAGGGGCAGTGGCGGTACCTTGCCCCTGACGAGGTCTTCTAGTCCCGCGCGTTGGGCGGCACAATGCGTGTTATTACGGGATTTCCACTTTTCGCTTGCAAAACGCCCCGACTTGTGCTAGCGTGGACGCATAAGGACGCGCCGGGCGTGAAGACACGGACGATGGGAGTTCGGGCACCCGGCAGGCAGGTACGGAAATCATTTTGGAGGGTTTCGCAATGGGTATTCTTTCACGAAGACGCGGTTTCACTTTGATCGAGCTGCTGGTGGTGATCGCCATCATCGGCATTCTGGCGGCCATCCTGCTGCCCGCACTGGCGCGCGCCCGCGAGGCGGCGCGGCGGGCAAGCTGCCAGAACAACCTCAAGCAGTTCGGCCTCGTGCTGAAGATGTATGCCAACGAGGCGAAGGGCGCGTTTCCCCCCGTGCAGCACCAGACCTATTGCAGCGGGGGCGGCTGCATGGGGCTTCTCCTGACCCCTTTGTGCTCGGCGCTCTATCCCGAATACATGACCGACCCGAAACTCTATGTGTGCCCCTCGTCGGCGACGCACAAAATCGAGGACATGTATTACGACGGGGAAGTGGGCGGGGAGAGCGTCTTGACCTTCAGGGGAACGGACGGGGACACCACCTACAATGACTGGTGGAAAGCCACGTTTTCCTACCTGTACTTTGGTTTCGTGTACGACAAGTGCGACGACATCCCCCAGAACACCGAGGACGCCAACGCCTCCGGCATTATCGGCGTGTTGCAGGCCATCAACCCCGACATCGAGGTTCCGGCGAACCCCATGGTTCCGAAGCAGTTTGTCTACCACTGGCTGAGAATTCTGTCCACGCCGGGGTTTAACTTCGGGAAGATGCCCCGCAACCAGCGCGGGCCGGTGCCTGCGTTCGACAACGACACGGAGAACGTGGTGCAGACGTCCACGGGCGAGCCCCTGGGCAACGGAACCGGCACCACGATCTACCGGCTCCGCGAGGGCATTGAGCGCTTCATGATCACGGACATCAACAACCCCGGCGGGGCCACCATGGCGCAGAGCACCATCTGGGTGCTGGGCGACCTGATCTCCACCAATGCCGAGAACTTCAACCATGTGCCCGGGGGCAGCAACGTCCTGTACATGGACGGCCACTGCGAGTTCCTGCGGTACCCGAGCGTCAAGGCCCCGGTCACCAAGAGCTTCGCCCTGACGGCCTCCGGCCTCTCCTGAGACCGGACAAAACGCGGGCGCGCTCCTTTGGGGCGCGCCCGTTTCTTTTCGAGCGCCTTGGGATTGAGAAGAGGCTCTTTCAAGGGGGTGCCGGTGCGGAGGCTGAGGTGGCACGGGCTTCCAGCCCGTGTTTCTTGGGCTGTATTCATGACCCGGAACACGGGCTGGAAGCCCGTGCCACCTCGGTGCGCGTTCCCGGCATCTCTCTTCAGGTGCCGTCGCTCACCCTTGAGACACTCTGACCGCAGCGTCGGCGGCTCACTTCGCCTCGGCGTAGGTATCCTTCAGGACGTGGTCGAAGTAGAGGTTGTTCTTCGGGCCGAACCAGCCGACCATCCAGCGGCTGTTGCGCTCGCCGTAGACGTTCTCCTCGGGGGCCCACTCCCAGCGCTCGCTGGTGATGTGGCCGTCGCACCAGACGACGTTGATCCGCCCGTAGTGGCGGAAGTGCATGGTGGGGGACATGTAGCCCGCGTCGGGGTCGCCGCGCGGGTTTTCGGGGGAAACCGCCAGCGGCGGCTCCAGAAATCCGTACTCCACAATCCGCCCGTTGAGCGGGATGCCGGCGTCGGCGAACATCACCGTCTGCGCCGGGTTTTTGATGTCCCCGTCCCGCATGCCCAGGCGGCACGCCGCCACGGGGTCGTCGTCCATGCTCAGGCGGGACCCGACATAGGCCATGTTGTACCCGTAGCCGCCCGTGCCGCCCTCGAAGGCGTCCGCGCTGTCGCCGAACTTGGTGAACTCGAAGAACTCGGGGCACTCCTTCACACGGCCGTCGGGCAGGTACTCGAAGAGCGGCCCCTGCTTGAAGTCAAAGGCGGTCTCGGGGTTGGGGGTCTCGCGTTTTCCGTGCCAGCGCAGGCGGCCGCCGAAGTGGTCGGGGTCGCCCCCGGGCAGCAGGAAGTCGTACATGTCCGCCGCGGCGGGCACATAGTGCCCCTTGTGCTCCGAGGCGTACATGGTGTTTGCCAGGTAGAGCTGGCGCAGGTTGTTCACGCACTGCACCGACCGCCCCTGCGCGCGGGCGCGGGACAGCGCGGGCAGCAGGATGGCCGCCAGCACGCTGATGATGGCGATGACCACCAGCAGTTCGATGAGCGTGAACCCCGCGCGCGCGCGGCGCGTACGCCGGCCCCCAAGCCGGCAAAGCCCCGCCGCCGCAAGCGCCACCGCCGCGGCCAGTGCGCCGGGGGCGGGCATCTGGACGACCTCCAGCGAGAGGAGCACCTCCGCCAGCAGCTCCGTCTCGTCGGGGT encodes:
- a CDS encoding DUF1559 domain-containing protein, yielding MLSRRRGFTLIELLVVIAIIGILAAILLPALARAREAARRASCQNNLKQFGLVLKMYANEAKGAFPPVQHQTYCSGGGCMGLLLTPLCSALYPEYMTDPKLYVCPSSATHKIEDMYYDGEVGGESVLTFRGTDGDTTYNDWWKATFSYLYFGFVYDKCDDIPQNTEDANASGIIGVLQAINPDIEVPANPMVPKQFVYHWLRILSTPGFNFGKMPRNQRGPVPAFDNDTENVVQTSTGEPLGNGTGTTIYRLREGIERFMITDINNPGGATMAQSTIWVLGDLISTNAENFNHVPGGSNVLYMDGHCEFLRYPSVKAPVTKSFALTASGLS
- a CDS encoding branched-chain amino acid transaminase is translated as MAKMYPAPVAYFEGAYVPVEQAKISIMTHAFNYGTGLFEGIRGYYNKEEDRVLIFRLAEHVDRMVRNCRVLCMEVPETAEDIAEICCELVRRSGLKEDLYIRPLVYKSEHSLGPTVRGVESRFCCYVIKLGDYCDTQAGLDVAVSSWRRLSDNAIPSRVKSTGSYINSSLASTEAKQAGFHEAIFLRENGTVAEGSAMNMFMVLNGTLITTPPNCDILVGITRNTVMEMARDMGIPVVERDIARTELYVCDELFFCGTGAQVAPVRSVDRRIVGSGEPGPVTRRLQEAYFAIVQGRDARYRHWCTPA
- a CDS encoding rRNA pseudouridine synthase, with product MDREPEQTERLAKAMAARGLCSRREADGYIANGWVYVDGARAEVPYLRVGPQQVITLDPAASGAQTGKVTVLLNKPVGYVSGQPEKGHRPAVELVTPENRFPGDTAPARFEWAHLKGLAPAGRLDIDSHGLLVLTQDGRVARRLVGGTGEVDKEYLVRVEGEITETKLGLLRFGLELDGRQLRPAEVERQHPGLLHFVLREGRKRQIRRMCAAVGLTVTGLKRVRIGGVRLGNLPEGQWRYLAPDEVF